One segment of Danaus plexippus chromosome 10, MEX_DaPlex, whole genome shotgun sequence DNA contains the following:
- the LOC133318993 gene encoding terpene synthase-like, with protein MADEKKFEQLNLDEEILAPYNHLIQIRGKQLREQLVRSFNFWLKVPDIQLKNAIDTMTMLHNASLLFDDVQDNSLTRRGLPSAHCVYGVALALNASAQITMKTVLKASELVPSREGAEIIAKQFIDALTGQGYEIYWRDNCVCPDEKTYLKMLTLKTGTMLLLGVKLIQLFSENKTKYDDFVMKLGLYLQLRDDYCNMGHEKDLEEMPGEEDVNADKDGYILEDITEGMFTLPAIYAMKTPEGPQVLSIMRQRTRDLELKKYCLSLLEKSGGMQYTRDLLMKMDKEVRAELATLGGNPVLEKVLDGLMGWKSEK; from the exons atggccgacgaaaaaaaatttgagCAACTGAATTTGGATGAA GAAATCCTAGCCCCCTACAACCACCTCATTCAAATACGAGGAAAGCAGCTTCGAGAACAATTAGTGAGATCCTTCAACTTTTGGCTGAAGGTCCCTGATATTCAACTTAAAAATGCGATCGATACCATGACAATGCTGCACAATGCCAGCCTACT GTTTGATGATGTCCAAGATAATTCTCTGACCAGACGAGGACTACCTTCAGCTCATTGTGTATACGGCGTTGCTTTAGCTCTAAACGCAAGCGCTCAAATAACGATGAAGACTGTTCTTAAAGCGTCGGAACTAGTACCAAGCAGAGAA ggAGCCGAAATAATCGCAAAGCAGTTTATAGATGCCCTTACCGGCCAGGGCTATGAGATCTACTGGCGTGACAATTGCGTCTGTCCTGATGAGAAGACATATCTTAAGATGCTTACTCtaa AAACTGGTACTATGCTTTTACTTGGAGTGAAATTGATCCAGCTGTTCAGTGAAAATAAGACAAAGTACGACGATTTTGTTATGAAACTTGGTCTTTATCTCCAACTAAGGGATGACTATTGCAATATGGGACATGAGAAG gATTTAGAAGAAATGCCAGGAGAGGAAGACGTCAAT GCTGACAAAGATGGGTATATCCTAGAAGATATAACAGAGGGCATGTTTACCTTGCCTGCGATATATGCCATGAAGACTCCAGAAGGACCGCAAGTGTTAA GCATAATGCGTCAGCGCACCAGAGATCTGGAACTGAAGAAGTATTGTTTGTCTCTACTGGAGAAGTCTGGAGGTATGCAGTATACAAGGGATCTTTTAATGAAGATGGACAAGGAAGTTCGAGCTGAG CTTGCAACATTAGGCGGTAATCCTGTTTTGGAAAAGGTATTGGATGGTTTGATGGGTTGGAAGAGTGAAAAATGA
- the LOC133318966 gene encoding terpene synthase-like, protein MADEKKFEQLNLDEEILAPYNHLIQIRGKQLREQLVRSFNFWLKVPDIQLKNAIDTMTMLHNASLLFDDVQDNSLTRRGLPSAHCVYGVALALNASAQITMKTVLKASELVPSREGAEIMAKQFIDALTGQGYEIYWRDNCVCPDEKTYLKMLTLKTGTMLLLGVKLIQLFSENKTKYDDFVMKLGLYLQLRDDYCNMGHEKDLEEMPGEEDVNADKDGYILEDITEGKFTLPAIYAMKTPEGPQVLSIMRQRTRDLELKKYCLSLLEKSGGMQYTRDLLMKMDKEVRAELATLGGNPVLEKVLDGLMGWKSEK, encoded by the exons atggccgacgaaaaaaaatttgagCAACTGAATTTGGATGAA GAAATCCTAGCCCCCTACAACCACCTCATTCAAATACGAGGAAAGCAGCTTCGAGAACAATTAGTGAGATCCTTCAACTTTTGGCTCAAGGTCCCTGATATTCAACTTAAAAATGCGATCGATACCATGACAATGCTGCACAATGCCAGCTTACT GTTTGATGATGTCCAAGATAATTCTCTAACCAGACGAGGACTACCTTCAGCTCATTGTGTATACGGCGTTGCTTTAGCTCTAAACGCAAGCGCTCAAATAACGATGAAGACTGTTCTTAAAGCGTCGGAACTAGTACCAAGCAGAGAA ggAGCCGAAATAATGGCAAAGCAGTTTATAGATGCCCTTACCGGCCAGGGCTATGAGATCTACTGGCGTGACAATTGCGTCTGTCCTGATGAGAAGACATATCTTAAGATGCTTACTCtaa AAACTGGTACTATGCTTTTACTTGGAGTGAAATTGATCCAGCTGTtcagtgaaaataaaacaaagtacgACGATTTTGTTATGAAACTTGGTCTTTATCTCCAACTAAGGGATGACTATTGCAATATGGGACATGAGAAG gATTTAGAAGAAATGCCAGGAGAGGAAGACGTCAAT GCTGACAAAGATGGGTATATCCTAGAAGATATAACAGAGGGCAAGTTTACCTTGCCTGCGATATATGCCATGAAGACTCCAGAAGGACCGCAAGTGTTAA GCATAATGCGTCAGCGCACCAGAGATCTGGAACTGAAGAAGTATTGTTTGTCTCTACTGGAGAAGTCTGGAGGTATGCAGTATACAAGGGATCTTTTAATGAAGATGGACAAGGAAGTTCGAGCTGAG CTTGCAACATTAGGCGGTAATCCTGTTTTGGAAAAGGTATTGGATGGTTTGATGGGTTGGAAGAGTGAAAAATGA